A window of Ketobacter sp. MCCC 1A13808 contains these coding sequences:
- the tssA gene encoding type VI secretion system protein TssA gives MSLLSAEQIELLALQPVPGDHPAGENVRLESQFEDIEQEIAKLDALSIDHPVRWTLISENAQTILAQQSKDFLVVCYLTRALCETDLVSGLNQGLRLAYGVADTYWDHAFPPKKRVRGRAQAFEWLAEKCHPLLQEYRPRPRDLDAIKELEDTVVVLDELLLEKMHDAAPNLAEFRQTFRRMRESLEAQQSAQSKAQPDVQPRDQGAAVKPPARPQAVQTPAPTPASSVGNDRELMAAYRAAQDPLRLASQYLSAKNALDPEIYRINRFITWLGVSQLPPAVNNKTQIRPVAKDKLDRLLALRQEQNWQQLVLEIEPSLARAPFWLDGQRYACEALEALAANEAADAVKAGVSGFVNRLPGVDGLTFFDDTPYADSATRQWIQQISRAESHSGGSNSLTVDTADLSPRWLESYELAQQMVVEKRIPDALNLFQDGVAQSTSLREQSLWRLNQARLCFDAGLKQLALPLLEALDHQLVESGVEQWEPQMTKRVIELLLRCYRSLDANEQTQAKMEHLHTRLCRLDLALAFELIT, from the coding sequence ATGAGCCTGCTGTCGGCAGAACAAATTGAACTATTGGCGTTGCAACCGGTACCGGGTGATCACCCAGCCGGGGAAAACGTGCGCCTTGAAAGTCAGTTCGAGGACATTGAGCAGGAAATCGCGAAACTGGATGCACTGAGTATTGATCATCCGGTCCGTTGGACACTTATTTCCGAAAATGCGCAAACCATTTTGGCGCAGCAATCGAAAGATTTCCTGGTGGTTTGCTACCTTACCCGGGCGCTATGCGAGACCGATCTGGTGTCTGGCTTGAATCAGGGGTTGCGCTTGGCCTATGGGGTAGCCGATACCTATTGGGATCATGCCTTTCCTCCCAAAAAGCGAGTGCGTGGCCGGGCTCAGGCTTTTGAGTGGCTGGCAGAAAAGTGTCATCCTCTGTTGCAGGAATACCGCCCCCGGCCCCGTGATCTGGATGCGATTAAGGAACTGGAAGACACGGTGGTTGTGCTGGATGAATTGCTATTGGAAAAGATGCACGACGCTGCTCCCAATCTAGCGGAATTCCGGCAGACCTTCCGTCGCATGCGCGAATCACTGGAGGCGCAACAGTCCGCTCAGTCCAAAGCGCAACCTGATGTGCAACCCAGGGACCAGGGCGCCGCAGTTAAGCCCCCAGCGCGGCCGCAGGCTGTACAAACGCCGGCACCCACTCCAGCCAGTTCCGTAGGCAATGACCGCGAGCTTATGGCGGCTTACCGGGCAGCGCAGGATCCGTTGCGTTTGGCTAGCCAATACCTCTCAGCGAAAAACGCACTTGATCCGGAAATTTATCGAATAAACCGGTTTATAACCTGGCTTGGGGTCAGCCAATTGCCGCCAGCAGTGAATAACAAGACTCAAATCCGCCCGGTTGCCAAGGACAAACTGGATCGTTTGCTGGCACTCAGGCAAGAGCAGAACTGGCAACAACTGGTGCTTGAAATTGAACCCAGCCTGGCGCGAGCGCCGTTCTGGCTGGATGGACAGCGTTACGCCTGTGAAGCGCTGGAGGCGTTAGCCGCGAACGAGGCTGCCGATGCGGTGAAGGCGGGCGTCAGCGGTTTTGTAAATCGTCTGCCCGGTGTCGACGGATTAACGTTTTTTGATGATACGCCTTATGCGGACAGTGCAACCCGACAGTGGATACAGCAAATAAGCCGTGCTGAGAGCCACTCTGGCGGCAGTAACAGTTTGACAGTGGACACCGCTGATCTGTCACCACGCTGGCTGGAAAGCTATGAGCTTGCGCAGCAAATGGTGGTCGAAAAACGCATACCGGATGCGCTCAATCTGTTTCAGGACGGCGTCGCGCAATCCACCTCGTTGCGAGAGCAGAGTTTGTGGCGATTGAATCAGGCTCGATTGTGTTTCGACGCCGGTCTCAAACAATTAGCGCTACCGTTGCTGGAAGCACTGGACCACCAATTAGTTGAAAGCGGAGTAGAGCAGTGGGAGCCGCAGATGACCAAACGGGTCATTGAATTGCTGCTGCGTTGTTACCGGTCGCTCGACGCTAATGAGCAAACCCAGGCGAAAATGGAACACTTACACACTCGGTTGTGCCGTCTTGACCTGGCATTGGCCTTTGAACTTATTACCTAA
- a CDS encoding Hcp family type VI secretion system effector: protein MPTPAYMSITGERQGLITAGNFTEPSVGNIYQEGHEDQCLVEAFKHNIILPRDPQSGQPTGQRVHQPVTITKVFDKSSPLLYAALTSGERMTECTIEWWRTSSTGTQEHYFTIQLEDAIIVDIKAYMPNCQDPGQSHFTHLEDVSLTYRKITWTHEVSGTTGEDDWRVLKS from the coding sequence ATGCCAACTCCAGCGTATATGAGCATCACCGGTGAGCGTCAGGGATTAATCACTGCAGGTAACTTCACCGAGCCGAGTGTGGGGAATATTTATCAGGAAGGCCATGAAGACCAGTGTCTGGTTGAAGCATTCAAGCACAACATTATTTTGCCGCGTGACCCCCAGAGTGGTCAGCCTACTGGGCAACGGGTGCATCAACCGGTCACCATAACGAAAGTATTCGATAAGAGCTCCCCGCTGCTGTATGCAGCCCTGACATCCGGTGAGCGCATGACCGAATGCACTATCGAATGGTGGAGAACATCCTCAACCGGCACCCAGGAGCATTACTTCACTATTCAGCTGGAAGACGCCATCATCGTAGATATAAAAGCCTACATGCCTAACTGTCAGGATCCCGGTCAATCACACTTCACGCATCTGGAAGACGTCTCGTTGACCTATCGTAAAATCACCTGGACCCATGAGGTCTCCGGTACAACGGGTGAAGATGACTGGCGTGTATTGAAGTCGTAA
- the tssC gene encoding type VI secretion system contractile sheath large subunit — MVKNGDNALEVTEGSLLDQIVSQTKMMPGDEGYEVAKRGVGAFIAELLRPENKEERVNKNVIDRMIDELDVQLSAQMDDILHTKEFKNLESAWRGLKMLVDRTDFTQNIKIEMINASKQDLYDDFEDAPDITKSGLYKLAYTAEYGQFGGEPVGAIIANYDFGPNSVDMKTMQSAAAVSAVSHAPFIAAAGPKFFGLDQFDGLPNLKELSSIFEGPQFAKWRSFRESEDAKYVGLTLPRFLLRAPYDPEENPSKGFNYRENVSASHEDYLWGNTAFAFGTRLTDSFAKYRWCPNVIGPKSGGAVEDLPVHLYESMGDLEAKVPTEVLISDRREYELSEEGFIPLTMRKGSDNAAFFSANSVQKPKYFGNDEAGKAKELNFRLSTQLPYMFIVNRLAHYLKVLQRENIGSWKERVELQQELNNWISSYIADQENPSAAARSRRPLRAAKITVDDVPGQPGIYRVNLNVRPHFKYMGADFELSLVGKLEKS, encoded by the coding sequence ATGGTGAAAAACGGCGATAACGCGCTGGAAGTCACCGAGGGTTCGTTGCTGGACCAGATTGTATCACAAACCAAGATGATGCCTGGTGACGAAGGCTATGAAGTGGCTAAGCGTGGCGTGGGTGCGTTCATAGCAGAATTATTGAGGCCGGAAAATAAGGAAGAGCGGGTCAATAAAAATGTCATTGACCGCATGATTGATGAATTGGATGTTCAGTTGAGTGCGCAAATGGATGACATTCTGCACACAAAAGAATTCAAGAACCTGGAATCCGCCTGGCGCGGACTGAAAATGTTGGTGGATCGCACTGACTTTACCCAGAATATCAAAATTGAAATGATCAATGCGTCCAAACAGGATCTGTATGATGACTTTGAGGATGCTCCGGATATCACCAAGTCCGGACTGTACAAGCTGGCCTATACCGCAGAGTACGGTCAGTTCGGTGGAGAACCGGTCGGCGCGATCATAGCCAATTACGATTTCGGTCCCAACTCGGTTGACATGAAAACCATGCAGAGCGCCGCTGCGGTATCCGCGGTATCCCATGCTCCCTTCATTGCCGCGGCAGGGCCGAAGTTTTTCGGGCTGGACCAGTTTGATGGCTTGCCCAACCTGAAAGAACTGAGCTCCATATTCGAAGGCCCGCAGTTTGCAAAGTGGCGCAGCTTTCGCGAGTCTGAAGATGCCAAGTACGTTGGGCTTACCTTGCCGCGCTTTCTGTTGCGAGCGCCATACGATCCGGAAGAAAACCCCTCCAAGGGTTTCAACTATCGTGAAAACGTTAGCGCCAGCCACGAAGATTATCTGTGGGGTAATACCGCGTTTGCTTTCGGAACCCGTCTTACGGATTCATTTGCGAAATACCGCTGGTGCCCGAATGTCATCGGTCCGAAGAGCGGTGGTGCAGTAGAAGACCTGCCGGTACACCTGTACGAATCTATGGGTGACCTGGAAGCGAAAGTGCCAACCGAAGTGTTGATTTCTGATCGTCGTGAATACGAATTATCCGAAGAAGGCTTCATCCCCTTAACCATGCGTAAAGGCAGTGATAACGCGGCCTTTTTCTCGGCAAACTCAGTACAGAAGCCTAAATACTTCGGTAACGATGAAGCCGGCAAAGCCAAAGAATTGAATTTCCGTCTGAGCACTCAGCTGCCGTATATGTTCATCGTTAACCGATTGGCTCATTATCTGAAGGTGCTGCAGCGTGAGAATATTGGCAGTTGGAAAGAACGTGTCGAACTGCAGCAGGAACTGAATAACTGGATCAGCTCCTATATTGCTGATCAGGAAAACCCGTCGGCTGCTGCCCGTAGCCGGCGTCCACTGCGTGCTGCAAAGATCACGGTGGATGATGTTCCAGGTCAACCCGGTATTTATCGTGTCAATCTGAATGTCCGCCCCCATTTTAAATACATGGGAGCCGACTTCGAGCTGTCGCTGGTAGGCAAACTCGAAAAATCCTAA
- a CDS encoding DUF6901 family protein: MSKQEKSIRYQIFFKKSGYTYDQTITLDDQEYEHPAPEGEFPSWCELEFKKCPNCTLNSIWHKYCPLAVRLIPFVNLPAIRSYDEVNAQVDMDNKTVNCDTSAQEAFSSLLGLVMATSGCPHTRFFKPMAWYHQPFSTPEETLYRACTTYLFSYAMHKQNPDRALRFDDLKLIYKHIHTINVHVAARIKNYSETDSAINAIVLLDLITKDLPIAVDEDFSELKQLFNTHKSLFE, encoded by the coding sequence ATGAGCAAACAAGAAAAATCCATCCGGTATCAGATTTTTTTCAAAAAGTCAGGTTACACCTACGATCAAACGATCACATTAGACGATCAGGAATACGAACACCCCGCACCGGAAGGCGAGTTTCCCAGTTGGTGTGAACTGGAATTCAAAAAATGCCCGAATTGCACGCTAAACAGTATCTGGCATAAATACTGTCCGCTTGCTGTCAGACTGATCCCCTTTGTTAACCTGCCCGCCATACGCTCCTATGATGAAGTCAACGCGCAAGTGGACATGGACAATAAAACCGTCAATTGCGATACCTCCGCACAGGAAGCTTTCAGCTCTCTGCTGGGGTTGGTGATGGCCACCAGCGGCTGCCCACACACGCGTTTTTTTAAACCCATGGCCTGGTACCATCAGCCTTTCTCTACGCCGGAAGAAACCCTGTATCGGGCCTGCACAACCTATTTGTTTTCCTATGCCATGCACAAACAGAACCCCGATAGGGCATTGCGCTTTGATGACCTAAAATTGATCTACAAGCATATTCATACAATTAACGTGCACGTTGCGGCGCGGATAAAAAACTACTCCGAAACAGATTCCGCCATTAACGCCATCGTGCTTCTGGACCTGATCACCAAGGACTTGCCAATTGCTGTGGATGAAGACTTCTCGGAACTGAAACAATTATTCAACACCCACAAAAGCCTATTCGAATAG
- the tssB gene encoding type VI secretion system contractile sheath small subunit yields MSKEGTVAPKERINIKYRSESGGVQETVELPLKMMVLGDFTQREDERVIEDRKPISVDKHNFDDVLRSQKVGVDVAVPNRLSNEEDSELGVSLQFESMKDFSPENVAKQVPELKKMLELREALVALKGPLGNVPAFRKAIESILKDEQQRDLVLGELKIEG; encoded by the coding sequence ATGTCTAAAGAAGGCACAGTAGCACCCAAAGAGCGTATCAATATTAAATACCGTTCCGAAAGTGGCGGCGTCCAGGAAACCGTAGAGTTGCCCTTGAAAATGATGGTGTTAGGTGATTTCACCCAACGCGAAGATGAGCGCGTCATTGAAGACCGCAAGCCCATCAGTGTAGACAAACACAACTTTGATGACGTGCTGAGAAGTCAGAAGGTGGGTGTAGATGTTGCGGTACCCAACCGCCTTTCCAACGAAGAAGACTCGGAATTGGGCGTGAGTCTGCAATTTGAATCCATGAAAGACTTTTCTCCAGAAAACGTCGCCAAGCAAGTTCCGGAGCTGAAAAAAATGCTCGAGCTGCGCGAGGCACTGGTGGCTCTGAAAGGCCCGTTGGGCAACGTACCTGCTTTCCGTAAGGCGATCGAAAGTATTCTGAAAGACGAACAGCAGCGCGACCTGGTATTGGGCGAACTGAAAATCGAAGGTTAA